The following coding sequences are from one Molothrus aeneus isolate 106 chromosome Z, BPBGC_Maene_1.0, whole genome shotgun sequence window:
- the TMEM167A gene encoding protein kish-A translates to MSAIFNFQSLLTVILLLICTCAYIRSLAPSLLDKNKSGLLGIFWKCARIGERKSPYVAVCCVVMAFSILFMQ, encoded by the exons ATG TCTGCCATCTTCAACTTCCAGAGTCTGCTGACTGTGATCCTGCTGCTCATATGTACCTGTGCCTACATCAGATCCTTGGCTCCCAGCTTACTGGACAAAAATAAATCCGG ACTGTTGGGGATATTCTGGAAATGCGCCAGGATTG GTGAGAGGAAGAGCCCCTACGTGGCCGTGTGCTGTGTGGTGATGGCCTTCAGCATCCTGTTCATGCAGTAG